In Chiroxiphia lanceolata isolate bChiLan1 chromosome 2, bChiLan1.pri, whole genome shotgun sequence, a single genomic region encodes these proteins:
- the SLITRK6 gene encoding SLIT and NTRK-like protein 6 — MKLWIFILYSVVVASDPFQSQPSFSSVRGSCQSLCSCEEKDDTIIINCDERGIKTVSEINVPPSRPFHLNLLNNGLSMLHMNDFAGLVNAVSLHLGFNNIADIEPGAFNGLSLLKQLHINHNSLETLKEDTFNGLENLEFLQADNNFITVIEASAFSKLNRLKVLILNDNAIESLPPNIFRFVPLTHLDLRGNQLQTLPYVGFLEHIGRILDLQLEDNKWVCNCDLLQLKIWLENMPPQSIIGDVVCNSPSVIKGSILSRLKKESLCPTHPVNELEDPSGSLPLVVTTSISDSLLSTKVIPLLKAHTKEPSLVLQTSKPTTFPGISCPVPCHCTSHMLSGVLMHCQERNIESLSDLGPPPPNPKKLILAGNIIQTLLKSELVDYTSLEMLHLGNNRIEILEEGSFMNLTRLQKLYLNGNHLTKLSQNLFLGLQHLEYLYLEYNAIKEVLPGTFNAMPKLKVLYLNNNLLQALPPHIFSGIPLTRLNLKTNQFAHLPVSNVLDELDMLVQIELEDNPWDCTCDSVGLQKWIQKLSKNTMMGDIFCKSPGHLAKKELKSLNSEVLCPGLIKNPALPTHASFVVVTTSSPTANTADTILRSLTDAVPLSVLILGLLIVFITIVFCAAGIVVLVLHRRRRCKKKQADEQMRDSSPVHLQYSMYGHKTTHHTTERPAATLYEQRMVTPMVQVYRSPSFSPNHTEQQQEEGSEKEANDSKYLRRSLLERENSSPLTGPNVKYKATDQSAEFLSFQDASCLYRNILEKERELQQLGITEYLRKNIVQLQPDMEVHYPGAHEELKLMETFMYSRPRKVFLEQTKNEYFELKANLHAEPDYLEVLEQQT, encoded by the coding sequence ATGAAGCTTTGGATTTTTATTCTATATTCAGTTGTGGTTGCATCTGATCCTTTCCAGTCACAgccctctttttcttcagtcagaGGATCTTGTCAGAGTCTGTGTTCCTGTGAAGAAAAGGATGATACCATTATTATAAACTGTGATGAAAGAGGCATCAAGACGGTATCAGAAATAAATGTCCCACCATCACGGCCTTTCCATCTTAATCTGTTAAACAATGGCCTGAGTATGTTACACATGAATGATTTTGCTGGCCTTGTTAATGCTGTCTCTCTACATCTTGGTTTTAACAATATTGCAGATATTGAGCCTGGGGCTTTCAATGGTCTCAGCCTTCTTAAACAACTTCATATCAATCACAATTCTTTAGAAACACTTAAAGAAGATACGTTTAATGGATTGGAAAATTTGGAGTTTCTTCAAGCAGACAACAATTTCATCACAGTGATTGAAGCAAGTGCCTTTAGCAAGCTCAACAGGCTTAAAGTGCTTATTTTGAATGATAATGCCATTGAATCTCTTCCTCCAAACATATTTCGTTTTGTACCATTGACCCATTTAGATCTGCGTGGAAACCAGTTACAGACACTGCCCTATGTTGGCTTTTTGGAACACATTGGTAGAATACTAGACCTTCAGCTGGAAGACAATAAATGGGTCTGTAACTGTGATTTGTTGCAGCTGAAGATATGGCTAGAAAACATGCCTCCTCAGTCAATAATAGGTGATGTTGTATGCAATAGTCCTTCAGTTATTAAAGGCAGCATCTTAAGCCGGTTGAAAAAAGAATCACTTTGTCCCACTCATCCTGTCAATGAACTTGAAGATCCTTCAGGGTCACTGCCCCTGGTTGTAACCACCTCTATCAGTGATAGCCTCCTATCGACTAAGGTGATTCCTCTTCTGAAAGCTCATACTAAAGAACCAAGTTTAGTGCTTCAAACTTCAAAGCCTACTACGTTTCCAGGAATCTCTTGTCCCGTCCCCTGTCACTGCACCAGCCATATGCTCTCAGGAGTTCTTATGCACTGCCAGGAGCGAAATATTGAAAGTCTATCTGATTTAGGACCCCCTCCTCCAAATCCTAAAAAGCTTATTCTAGCTGGAAACATTATTCAGACATTACTGAAATCAGAACTGGTGGACTATACCAGCCTGGAAATGCTTCACCTGGGGAATAATCGCATTGAAATCCTTGAGGAAGGTTCCTTTATGAATCTGACTAGACTACAGAAATTATATCTCAATGGCAATCATCTTACAAAGTTAAGCCAGAATCTTTTTCTTGGCCTTCAGCACCTTGAGTACTTGTACCTTGAATATAATGCCATCAAAGAAGTTTTGCCAGGGACATTTAATGCAATGCCAAAACTGAAAGTCCTCTACTTAAATAACAACCTTCTGCAGGCTTTGCCACCCCATATCTTTTCAGGTATTCCCCTCACTAGATTAAATCTAAAAACAAACCAATTTGCTCATTTGCCTGTAAGCAATGTCTTGGATGAGCTGGATATGCTGGTACAAATTGAACTTGAAGACAACCCTTGGGACTGTACCTGTGATTCAGTTGGGCTGCAAAAATGGATACAAAAACTGAGTAAGAATACCATGATGGGTGATATTTTTTGTAAATCTCCAGGGCATCTAgcaaaaaaggaattaaaatccCTAAACAGTGAAGTTTTGTGTCCAGGTTTAATAAAGAACCCTGCCCTACCAACTCATGCCAGTTTTGTAGTTGTGACAACTTCTTCTCCTACTGCCAACACTGCAGACACCATCCTGCGGTCCCTTACAGATGCTGTCCCACTTTCTGTTCTAATATTAGGACTGCTCATTGTGTTTATAACTATTGTATTTTGCGCAGCAGGAATAGTTGTTCTCGTTCTGCATCGGCGACGAAGGTGCAAAAAGAAACAGGCGGATGAGCAAATGAGGGACAGCAGCCCAGTTCACCTGCAGTACAGCATGTACGGGCATAAGACAACACACCACACAACGGAGCGCCCAGCTGCAACTCTCTACGAGCAACGTATGGTTACCCCCATGGTTCAGGTCTACCGCAGCCCATCCTTCAGCCCCAATCATACTGAGCAACAACAGGAGGAGGGAAGTGAGAAGGAAGCTAACGATTCCAAATATCTTCGCCGAAGTCTCCTGGAAAGAGAGAACAGTTCACCGCTTACAGGTCCAAATGTCAAATATAAGGCTACAGATCAATCTGCtgaatttctgtcttttcaggATGCTAGCTGCTTGTATAGAAACATTcttgaaaaagagagagaactcCAACAACTAGGGATCACAGAGTAcctaaggaaaaatattgtccagctccagcctgacATGGAAGTTCATTATCCTGGAGCACATGAAGAGCTGAAGCTAATGGAGACGTTCATGTACTCCAGGCCAAGAAAGGTTTTTCTAGAACAAACtaaaaatgagtattttgaACTCAAGGCTAACTTACATGCCGAGCCTGACTACCTGGAAGTCCTGGAGCAACAAACATGA